One Gammaproteobacteria bacterium DNA segment encodes these proteins:
- the coaE gene encoding dephospho-CoA kinase (Dephospho-CoA kinase (CoaE) performs the final step in coenzyme A biosynthesis.): protein MYRVGLTGGIGCGKSTVAGYFGALGVPVIDADDIARGLVEPGTPALASIATYFGAEVLGPDGALNRAALRHSVFSDAARRAQLESILHPLIRAGMEARMAQLDAPYCVLSIPLLIETGQAGEVERVLVVDAPHALQYQRVMARGLSAQEVAAILRAQARWRERLAVAHDVIVNDKAVGHVESRVRALHEHYLALARASHY from the coding sequence ATGTATCGCGTCGGGCTCACTGGTGGCATCGGTTGTGGCAAATCCACAGTGGCAGGTTATTTCGGCGCATTGGGTGTGCCGGTAATCGATGCTGATGACATTGCGCGAGGATTGGTGGAGCCGGGTACGCCAGCGCTGGCAAGCATTGCCACATATTTTGGCGCTGAAGTCCTGGGGCCAGATGGCGCATTGAACAGGGCCGCATTGCGCCATAGCGTCTTTTCGGATGCGGCACGACGCGCGCAACTGGAGAGCATACTGCACCCGCTGATTCGCGCCGGAATGGAGGCGCGCATGGCACAGCTTGACGCACCGTACTGCGTACTCAGTATTCCGTTGCTGATTGAAACCGGACAGGCTGGTGAGGTCGAGCGCGTGCTGGTGGTTGATGCGCCGCATGCGTTGCAATATCAGCGTGTGATGGCGCGGGGGCTGAGCGCCCAGGAGGTGGCGGCTATTCTTCGGGCCCAGGCCCGCTGGCGTGAACGTCTTGCTGTGGCCCATGATGTGATTGTGAACGATAAGGCCGTAGGGCATGTGGAAAGCAGGGTGCGGGCGCTACACGAGCATTATCTGGCGCTGGCGCGCGCCAGCCATTACTGA
- the zapD gene encoding cell division protein ZapD produces the protein MLNKITYEQPLNEKMRTFLRLELLFLQVQHNLEGSAEWNSRATLTSLIEILNVCSRTDLKTELLRELERHGAMLARLEQVPEVDQSRLKELLSEVDVLIDRLHATSGQFGQSLRNNEFICSIRQRSSIPGGLCDFDLPMYHYWLQRPAKERLENLREWLSPIEPMWQSIELILRLTRESAVPVPGMAVAGFFQRSLDQDTPCQLVRVTVPARLPYYPEISGGKHRFTVRFLAPVTDGRTVQSAEDVKFELTCCMS, from the coding sequence GTGCTCAACAAAATTACCTACGAACAACCGCTCAATGAAAAGATGCGGACATTTCTACGGCTCGAACTTCTGTTTCTCCAGGTGCAACACAATCTGGAGGGGAGTGCGGAGTGGAACAGTCGCGCCACGCTTACCAGCCTGATTGAAATTCTCAATGTATGCAGCCGTACCGATCTTAAAACCGAACTTCTGCGTGAGCTCGAACGTCATGGCGCCATGTTGGCAAGGCTGGAACAGGTGCCGGAGGTTGATCAGAGCAGGTTGAAAGAGCTGCTGAGCGAAGTGGATGTGCTCATAGACAGATTGCATGCCACCAGCGGCCAGTTCGGACAGTCGTTGCGAAACAATGAATTTATATGCAGCATACGCCAGCGCAGCAGTATTCCTGGCGGTTTGTGTGACTTTGATTTGCCCATGTACCACTACTGGCTGCAGCGTCCTGCCAAAGAGCGCCTTGAGAATCTGCGGGAGTGGTTGTCGCCCATTGAACCAATGTGGCAGTCCATAGAGCTCATACTCCGGTTGACGCGTGAGAGTGCCGTACCTGTACCGGGAATGGCTGTTGCTGGATTTTTTCAGCGCTCGCTTGATCAGGATACCCCCTGTCAACTGGTGCGCGTGACGGTACCTGCGCGCCTGCCTTATTACCCCGAGATCAGCGGCGGCAAGCATCGATTTACCGTGCGCTTTCTGGCGCCGGTGACGGACGGTCGCACGGTGCAGTCTGCCGAAGATGTGAAATTCGAACTGACCTGCTGCATGTCGTGA
- a CDS encoding DNA gyrase inhibitor YacG produces the protein MACPSCGKDAIWSLQQNPWRPFCSERCKMIDLGAWADESYRIPDTTQRRPEDGSE, from the coding sequence ATTGCCTGCCCGTCCTGTGGTAAAGACGCCATCTGGTCGTTGCAACAAAACCCGTGGCGGCCATTTTGCAGTGAGCGCTGCAAAATGATTGATCTCGGTGCCTGGGCCGATGAGTCTTACCGTATCCCGGACACAACGCAAAGGCGGCCCGAAGATGGCTCAGAGTAG
- a CDS encoding diguanylate cyclase, whose translation MIPSTALVVLKTSLIGPLLTVLVAAVIEIFSRTFYPIPNPPAVLLITVVFAAFHGGMRAGLLSAGLAWLYFAYAFSIPGEPLQYTRENLLRVLIWGVATPLIATMTGLLKRHAERSLELERANAVLETRIAEREQAERVLQTKEALLQAVLENLPVGVWLIDAQGNITRGNQAGQSIWAGKRYVGIDQYDGYKGWWADTGKLITAQEWAAARAITRGETSIEEVVNIECFDGTHKTILNSAIPIFDTEHTITGAVVVNQDITERRRIEEHLTYLASYDSLTGLPNRTLFSDRLTQAMERTDRNANRLALLLLDLDRFKEVNDTFGHSVGDMLLKLVADRLQQGLRGVDTIARLGGDEFTMILENIGDIDTAARVACKVKDVFSQPFSLHKQQLSITPSIGIALYPDDAQDAELLLRNADIAMYHAKRTATGAFQFYTDQMSSLDSSPPDLTQ comes from the coding sequence TTGATACCGAGTACGGCGCTCGTAGTGCTGAAAACATCACTTATCGGACCCCTGCTCACCGTACTGGTAGCGGCAGTGATAGAGATATTTTCGCGAACGTTCTACCCGATACCCAATCCACCCGCCGTACTGCTCATTACCGTGGTGTTTGCCGCCTTCCACGGCGGCATGCGCGCAGGCCTGCTGAGCGCCGGCCTCGCCTGGCTTTACTTTGCGTATGCCTTCTCCATTCCGGGCGAGCCCCTGCAGTACACACGCGAGAACCTGTTGCGAGTGCTGATATGGGGCGTGGCCACACCCCTCATCGCCACCATGACGGGTCTGCTCAAGCGTCATGCAGAGCGCTCACTGGAACTTGAGCGCGCCAATGCGGTACTTGAGACACGCATCGCTGAGCGCGAACAGGCCGAGCGGGTATTGCAGACCAAGGAAGCCCTGCTGCAGGCCGTTCTGGAAAACCTGCCCGTAGGTGTATGGCTAATCGATGCCCAGGGCAACATCACACGCGGCAACCAGGCCGGCCAGAGTATCTGGGCCGGCAAGCGCTATGTCGGTATCGATCAGTATGATGGATACAAGGGCTGGTGGGCAGATACCGGCAAACTCATTACTGCGCAAGAATGGGCGGCAGCGCGGGCCATCACACGCGGTGAGACCTCGATCGAGGAGGTGGTTAACATAGAGTGTTTTGATGGCACACACAAAACCATTCTGAATTCAGCCATTCCAATATTCGACACTGAGCACACCATCACCGGCGCTGTCGTGGTGAACCAGGACATTACCGAACGCCGCAGAATCGAGGAACACCTCACCTATCTCGCCTCCTATGACTCGCTCACTGGCCTGCCCAATCGAACGCTGTTCAGTGACCGACTGACACAAGCCATGGAGCGCACCGACCGTAACGCCAACAGGCTGGCCCTGCTGTTACTGGATCTGGATCGCTTCAAGGAAGTCAACGACACCTTTGGACACAGCGTCGGTGACATGCTGTTAAAATTGGTCGCGGATCGACTGCAGCAAGGTCTGCGCGGGGTGGATACCATCGCCCGGCTGGGCGGCGACGAGTTCACCATGATTCTCGAAAACATCGGAGATATCGACACCGCCGCCCGGGTGGCCTGCAAGGTCAAGGACGTCTTTTCCCAGCCATTCTCCCTGCATAAACAGCAGCTTTCTATCACGCCCAGCATAGGCATAGCACTCTACCCCGATGATGCACAGGATGCCGAGCTGCTGCTCAGAAATGCCGACATTGCCATGTATCACGCCAAGCGCACCGCTACCGGGGCATTCCAGTTCTATACCGATCAGATGAGCAGCCTTGACTCATCACCACCTGATCTGACTCAGTAG
- the argJ gene encoding bifunctional glutamate N-acetyltransferase/amino-acid acetyltransferase ArgJ encodes MAVVIPPLPHLHPVAGVRLGTACAGIKKPGRRDLVVIELDTGAGCAAVFTRNAFCAAPVLIARQHLAHAAPRYLLINTGNANAGTGAQGLRDAEACCAALAQLTQCSSDTVLPFSTGVIGEQLPVEKILHGLPEAYARLDAAGWEDAAHGIMTTDTAAKAVSRTIEIEGCSVTITGIAKGSGMIRPDMATMLAFIATDADVEQSLLQQCLHQAVERSFNRITVDGDTSTNDACLLIATGKSSLARIDHSTQPAYRMLCDALIQVCIELAQLIVRDGEGATKFITVSVTGGANQAECDAVAYAIAHSPLVKTAFFACDPNWGRILAAVGRAGIAGMDIASTTLHLDEVCIVRNGERAQDYKEEQGQSVMHRNEITISVDLARGAHCSTVWTCDFSYDYVRINAEYRT; translated from the coding sequence GTGGCAGTAGTCATCCCGCCATTACCACACCTGCATCCGGTAGCGGGCGTACGCCTGGGGACTGCGTGCGCCGGCATCAAGAAGCCCGGGCGGCGCGACCTTGTGGTCATCGAACTCGATACTGGCGCGGGCTGCGCCGCCGTATTCACCCGCAACGCCTTCTGCGCCGCACCCGTGCTCATTGCGCGCCAGCATCTCGCGCACGCTGCGCCGCGCTATCTGCTCATCAACACCGGCAATGCCAACGCGGGCACGGGTGCACAGGGGCTGCGTGACGCCGAGGCATGTTGTGCAGCACTGGCACAGCTCACACAGTGCAGCAGCGACACGGTACTGCCCTTTTCCACCGGCGTCATCGGTGAACAGCTGCCGGTGGAGAAAATTCTGCACGGCCTGCCCGAGGCGTACGCAAGGCTTGATGCTGCCGGCTGGGAGGATGCCGCCCACGGCATCATGACCACCGACACCGCAGCAAAGGCCGTCTCGCGCACGATTGAGATCGAAGGCTGTAGCGTCACCATCACCGGCATTGCCAAGGGCTCGGGTATGATCCGGCCCGACATGGCGACCATGCTCGCCTTTATCGCCACCGACGCAGATGTCGAGCAGTCGCTTCTGCAGCAGTGCCTCCACCAGGCCGTCGAGCGCTCATTCAACCGCATCACCGTCGATGGCGACACCTCGACCAACGACGCCTGCCTGCTGATCGCCACAGGCAAAAGCAGCCTTGCACGTATCGACCACAGCACACAGCCCGCGTACCGCATGTTGTGCGACGCACTCATCCAGGTATGCATCGAGCTTGCACAACTGATCGTGCGTGACGGCGAAGGTGCGACCAAATTCATTACCGTGTCCGTCACAGGTGGCGCGAACCAGGCAGAGTGTGATGCCGTCGCCTACGCCATCGCACACTCGCCACTGGTCAAGACCGCATTCTTTGCCTGCGACCCGAACTGGGGCCGCATTCTGGCCGCCGTAGGTCGCGCCGGCATAGCTGGCATGGATATTGCTAGCACCACGCTCCACCTGGACGAGGTATGTATCGTGCGCAATGGCGAACGGGCACAAGATTATAAAGAGGAGCAAGGCCAGTCCGTCATGCACAGAAATGAAATTACCATCAGCGTTGACCTGGCGCGCGGGGCACACTGCAGCACCGTGTGGACCTGCGACTTTTCCTACGACTATGTACGCATCAACGCCGAATACCGCACCTGA